Within Claveliimonas bilis, the genomic segment TCTTTCGCCATATTTTTATTTCTCTCCTCTCCATTTCCTTCAAAAGAATCTAATAGCTTTTCAAAAGGATATGGTGATTCTAATTAAGGACGGGGATTAAAAAATCCCCGCCCTCCATTAACGGTCGTCCAGCTTCAGCACACTCATAAAAGCCTTCTGTGGTATTTCTACATTTCCCACCTGGCGCATCCGCTTCTTTCCTTCTTTCTGTTTTTCCAGCAGCTTTCTCTTTCGGCTGATGTCACCGCCGTAACATTTTGCAAGCACATCTTTCCTCATGGCTTTCACTGTTTCTCTTGCAATAATCTTGCTTCCGATCGCTGCCTGGATCGGAATCTCGAAGAGCTGCCTTGGTATCTCTTCCTTCAGCTTCTCGCACATCTTTCTGCCCCGCTCATAAGCTGTTCCTGCATGTACGATAAAGGAAAGGGCATCTACTTCTTCCTTATTGATCAGAATATCCAGTTTCACCAGTTCTGACTGCTGGTATCCCATCATCTCGTAATCAAAGGACGCATATCCCCGTGAACGGGATTTAAGCGCATCAAAGAAATCATAAATGATTTCATTCAGCGGCAGGTGATAGTGGAGTACTGCTCTTGTCTCTTCCATATACTCCATCCCCTGATAGATTCCTCTTCTCTCCTGGCAAAGTTCCATGATGGAACCGATATATTCGGATGTTACCATGATCTCCGCCTTTACCATAGGTTCTTCCATGTAGTCAATTTCCGACAGATCCGGAAGATTGGAAGGGTTTGTCAGCTCTATCACTTCTCCGTTTGTTTTATGCACCTTGTAAACAACTCCCGGCGCTGTTGTCACCAGATCCAGATTGTATTCTCTTTCCAGTCTTTCCTGTACGATCTCCAAATGCAGAAGTCCTAAAAATCCGCACCGGAATCCAAACCCAAGAGCCACCGACGTCTCCGGTTCAAACTGCAAAGCTGCATCATTTAACTGGAGCTTTTCCAGAGCATCCCTAAGATCCGGATATTTCGCCCCGTCTGCCGGATACATACCACAGTAAACCATAGGATTTACCTTTTTATACCCCGGAAGCGGTTCACTGCAGGGGTGATCTGCATTGGTAACTGTATCACCTACCCTGGTATCTTTCACATTCTTCAGGCTGGCTGTAAAATAACCTACCATTCCTGCTGCCAGCTCATCGCACGGAATAAACTGCCCTGCTCCGAAATATCCCACCTCAACAACTTCCGCCTCTGCTTTGGTTGCCATCATGCGGATCGTTGTTCCTTTCCGGATGGTTCCTTCCTTAATTCTGCAAAAAACAATAACTCCCCTGTAGGAATCATAGACTGAATCAAAGATAAGGGCCTGCAAAGGTGCGGACGGATCCCCTTTTGGCGCCGGAATCTTCTGTACGATCTGTTCCAGCACTTCGTCCACATTAAGGCCTGTCTTTGCAGAGATCAGCGGAGCATCCTCCGCTTCAATACCGATGACATCTTCAATTTCTTCTATTACTCTCTCCGGCTCCGCACTTGGAAGATCCACCTTGTTGATAACCGGCATCACATCCAGATCATGGTCCAATGCAAGATACACATTTGCCAGAGTCTGGGCCTCTACTCCCTGTGCTGCGTCCACCACAAGAATTGCACCGTCACAGGCTGCCAGACTGCGGGATACCTCATAGTTAAAATCCACATGTCCCGGTGTATCGATCAGATTAAAAATGTATTCTTCTCCGTCCTTTGCCTTGTATACCGTACGGACCGCCTGGGCCTTGATCGTAATTCCACGCTCTCTTTCCAGCTCCATGTTGTCCAGAACCTGAGACTGCATCTCACGGCTTGTCAGAAGTCCGGTCATCTCGATAATACGGTCGGCAAGTGTAGATTTTCCGTGATCAATGTGTGCAATAATACAAAAATTACGTATTTTGCTCTGCTCAATTCCTTCCACTTCTATCG encodes:
- the lepA gene encoding translation elongation factor 4, translated to MEGIEQSKIRNFCIIAHIDHGKSTLADRIIEMTGLLTSREMQSQVLDNMELERERGITIKAQAVRTVYKAKDGEEYIFNLIDTPGHVDFNYEVSRSLAACDGAILVVDAAQGVEAQTLANVYLALDHDLDVMPVINKVDLPSAEPERVIEEIEDVIGIEAEDAPLISAKTGLNVDEVLEQIVQKIPAPKGDPSAPLQALIFDSVYDSYRGVIVFCRIKEGTIRKGTTIRMMATKAEAEVVEVGYFGAGQFIPCDELAAGMVGYFTASLKNVKDTRVGDTVTNADHPCSEPLPGYKKVNPMVYCGMYPADGAKYPDLRDALEKLQLNDAALQFEPETSVALGFGFRCGFLGLLHLEIVQERLEREYNLDLVTTAPGVVYKVHKTNGEVIELTNPSNLPDLSEIDYMEEPMVKAEIMVTSEYIGSIMELCQERRGIYQGMEYMEETRAVLHYHLPLNEIIYDFFDALKSRSRGYASFDYEMMGYQQSELVKLDILINKEEVDALSFIVHAGTAYERGRKMCEKLKEEIPRQLFEIPIQAAIGSKIIARETVKAMRKDVLAKCYGGDISRKRKLLEKQKEGKKRMRQVGNVEIPQKAFMSVLKLDDR